One stretch of Miscanthus floridulus cultivar M001 chromosome 18, ASM1932011v1, whole genome shotgun sequence DNA includes these proteins:
- the LOC136522559 gene encoding uncharacterized protein, with protein MAATAVASRKRGTEAAFLDDPFSFPAADLPLLHTKRGRCSSSIVAADLGLSFPLEFDPVEALHLIFPGEDPQVLQNYLQASGNVLDAAIRAYKGYLAERSTESASAMNHVPSDNEEGDSILSESDVDLTVETIPTNCSGWAELIVKEMSSASDLTDAKNRAFKILNLLEKSAVRSSPDEKSKVNKEHKIVKQMLGSLLHQNGVLKRAFLIQHNRLKEYQEMVQERSQFNQILEKYQKQIKALEEKNNALSFHLQNVNQCRNTYWHRNPDVF; from the exons ATGGCGGCGACAGCCGTGGCAAGCCGGAAGCGAGGGACGGAAGCCGCCTTCCTCGACGACCCCTTCTCGTTCCCCGCCGCCGACCTGCCGCTCCTGCATACCAAGCGGGGCCGGTGCTCGTCGTCGATTGTCGCCGCGGACCTCGGCCTCAGCTTCCCGCTCGAGTTCGACCCGGTCGAGGCGCTCCATCTCATCTTCCCCGGAGAGGATCCGCAG GTTCTACAAAACTATTTACAAGCGTCAGGAAATGTCTTGGATGCTGCAATCAGGGCATACAAAGGTTATTTGGCAGAAAGAAGCACAGAATCAGCTTCTgccatgaaccatgttccatctGACAACGAGGAAGGCGATAGCATCCTATCTGAATCTGATG TTGACCTGACAGTGGAAACCATTCCCACCAATTGCTCTGGATGGGCTGAGCTCATTGTCAAGGAGATGTCCTCTGCTTCGGATTTGACTGATGCCAAGAATCGCGCCTTCAAGATACTCAACCTGTTGGAAAAATCTGCTGTCAGGAGTAGCCCAGATGAAAAGAGCAAAGTGAACAAG GAGCACAAGATAGTGAAGCAGATGCTGGGATCCCTGCTCCACCAGAACGGCGTCCTGAAGCGTGCATTCCTCATACAGCACAACCGACTCAAGGAGTATCAAGAGATGGTGCAGGAGCGATCTCAGTTCAACCAGATTCTCGAGAAGTACCAGAAGCAGATAAAGGCGTTAGAG GAGAAGAACAATGCCTTGTCatttcatcttcaaaatgtgaaCCAATGCAGAAACACCTATTGGCATCGCAATCCAGATGTCTTCTAA